The proteins below are encoded in one region of Hugenholtzia roseola DSM 9546:
- a CDS encoding helix-turn-helix domain-containing protein, with product MLFIAKNLKFIRKEYYKQTQTEFANYLAISTKKLGSYEQGHANPKYDILQKIALDCKISIHSLLTEDLESVSTFDILKYVSAEKMRILSISLDAENQEYIELVKEDKQEAYLEKHDKPEFLLDLPKYQLPFLPQERTYRSFEITQLGSGLPRGSIFIGEYVEDWRTLKEGEFCILVIEKVGILCRFIYKNDFEKGSLQVGLSREVPHSERFDMEMIYEIWRFAAYISPQMPENKDGAFAPKEKPE from the coding sequence ATGTTATTTATTGCTAAAAATTTAAAGTTTATTCGTAAAGAATATTACAAACAAACGCAAACCGAATTTGCCAATTATTTAGCCATTTCAACCAAAAAATTAGGTTCTTATGAGCAAGGACATGCAAATCCTAAGTACGATATTTTACAAAAAATAGCATTAGATTGTAAAATATCTATTCACAGTTTGCTTACAGAAGATTTAGAAAGCGTGTCGACTTTTGATATATTAAAATATGTGTCTGCTGAAAAAATGCGCATTTTGAGTATTAGCTTAGATGCTGAAAATCAGGAATATATAGAGTTGGTAAAAGAGGATAAGCAAGAAGCCTATTTAGAAAAGCATGATAAACCTGAATTTTTATTAGACTTACCAAAGTATCAGTTGCCTTTTTTACCACAGGAACGCACCTATCGCTCTTTTGAAATCACACAACTTGGAAGTGGATTGCCTCGCGGTAGCATTTTTATTGGCGAATATGTAGAAGACTGGCGCACGCTCAAAGAGGGCGAGTTTTGTATCTTAGTAATAGAAAAGGTTGGTATTTTGTGTCGTTTTATTTATAAAAATGACTTCGAAAAAGGCAGCCTACAAGTAGGACTTTCGCGCGAAGTGCCTCATTCTGAACGTTTTGATATGGAAATGATTTATGAAATTTGGCGTTTTGCAGCCTATATCAGTCCGCAGATGCCTGAAAATAAAGACGGTGCTTTTGCGCCAAAAGAGAAACCTGAATAG
- a CDS encoding glycerophosphodiester phosphodiesterase family protein produces MSQTTQKSPFFPSLSPNFFIQGHRGARGYLPENSIEGFIFCIENNILAIELDLIVLPSGEVLVSHEPYPHSDYVRIATSEYNSIDIEPKNELSYSFFKMKYEEIKKFDGGTKPHPRFPLQKKLQTYKPLLSEVLALCIDLSLKKYKKYPFFNFEIKYESNWRDLGQPKADFAVKKVLEIISNYKLPFHCFCIESFNPQILEEVKRQEKKAALTFLVEGVQGKDQLLKKMQALSFVPDGIAPNYSILNEHIIAYFLEKNINIWTWTVNDFPTSLKLYKQGVQSIITDYPTEMAIFFESQGLGARY; encoded by the coding sequence ATGTCCCAAACTACCCAAAAGTCGCCTTTTTTTCCAAGCCTCTCGCCCAACTTTTTTATACAAGGACATCGCGGCGCACGCGGCTATTTGCCCGAAAATTCAATAGAAGGTTTTATTTTTTGTATAGAAAATAATATTTTAGCAATAGAATTGGATTTAATTGTTTTGCCTTCGGGTGAAGTGCTGGTAAGCCATGAGCCTTATCCACATTCGGACTATGTTAGAATTGCCACTTCTGAATACAATAGCATAGATATTGAACCTAAAAATGAACTTTCTTATAGTTTTTTCAAAATGAAGTATGAAGAAATCAAAAAATTTGACGGTGGTACGAAACCGCACCCACGTTTTCCCTTACAAAAAAAACTACAAACCTATAAGCCGCTTTTAAGCGAAGTTTTAGCTCTTTGTATAGATTTATCTTTAAAAAAATATAAAAAATACCCTTTCTTTAACTTTGAAATTAAATATGAATCTAATTGGCGTGATTTAGGGCAACCAAAAGCAGATTTTGCAGTAAAAAAAGTTTTAGAAATTATATCTAATTACAAACTACCTTTTCATTGTTTCTGTATAGAAAGTTTTAATCCTCAAATTTTGGAAGAGGTCAAGCGACAAGAAAAAAAAGCGGCACTTACTTTTTTAGTGGAAGGTGTGCAAGGCAAAGACCAACTTTTGAAAAAAATGCAAGCACTTTCGTTTGTTCCAGATGGTATTGCACCTAATTATTCCATTTTGAATGAACATATAATCGCTTATTTTTTAGAAAAAAATATAAACATTTGGACATGGACGGTGAATGATTTTCCTACGTCTTTGAAACTTTACAAACAAGGCGTGCAGAGCATTATCACAGACTATCCTACCGAAATGGCAATTTTCTTTGAGTCGCAAGGTTTGGGGGCAAGATATTAA
- a CDS encoding M16 family metallopeptidase, translating to MLDRTQAPAAQPLAHFTLPTAHSFSLANQLKVRYKSHQAQPAIQLLLVFEAGRTRAYQRGQAELYVQLLMEGTQKMSAEAFAQALADLGTYLDVNASDTQVIFSLTTLKKFLQPSLELLLQLIEVPLLEEETLLMLKNIQIQNLKVQQEKTAFVANRIYRKTIFGQDSPFAQFAEIEDVEKITTQDLKQYHQAYIAGKPFSIFMAGDIEQNELEIVNQYLGHLKVENQDIEPPSIENYENSESSRFYFKKKEALQTSIRIGRRCIDKTHPDYVALRILIGLLGGYFGSRLMQNLREEKGLTYGVHAQINNIRGNTFFTIQTDVKKEQQEQAVSEIYKEIERLKQEKVPITELDLFRNYLIGSFLGVLATPFQIMQQIKVLYDENLPLDYYDNFIQKIKSTTPDELQKVAQEHLVALQEVLVG from the coding sequence ATGCTCGACCGCACGCAAGCACCTGCTGCCCAACCTTTGGCGCACTTCACACTCCCAACGGCTCATAGCTTCTCTTTGGCTAATCAGTTGAAAGTCAGATACAAATCCCATCAGGCACAACCCGCCATTCAGCTTTTATTGGTCTTTGAGGCAGGGCGCACACGTGCCTATCAGCGCGGGCAAGCCGAACTCTACGTGCAACTTTTGATGGAAGGAACGCAAAAAATGTCGGCAGAAGCCTTCGCCCAAGCACTTGCCGATTTGGGAACGTACCTCGACGTAAATGCAAGCGATACGCAGGTCATTTTTTCACTCACTACACTCAAAAAATTTCTCCAGCCTTCGCTCGAACTGCTTTTACAACTCATCGAAGTGCCACTTTTAGAGGAGGAAACCTTGCTCATGCTCAAAAATATTCAGATACAAAACCTTAAAGTACAGCAAGAAAAAACAGCTTTTGTCGCAAATAGAATTTATAGGAAAACTATTTTTGGACAAGATTCGCCCTTTGCGCAATTTGCTGAAATTGAAGACGTGGAAAAAATCACGACACAAGACTTGAAACAATACCACCAAGCATATATCGCAGGCAAGCCCTTTTCTATCTTTATGGCAGGAGATATAGAACAAAATGAATTAGAAATTGTAAATCAATATTTAGGACATTTAAAAGTAGAAAACCAAGATATAGAGCCGCCTTCAATAGAAAATTATGAAAATAGCGAAAGTTCAAGATTTTATTTCAAAAAGAAGGAGGCTTTGCAAACTTCAATTCGCATAGGACGACGCTGCATCGACAAAACTCACCCCGACTATGTAGCCCTTAGAATACTCATAGGGCTATTGGGAGGCTATTTTGGCTCACGCCTGATGCAGAATTTGCGCGAAGAAAAGGGACTCACCTATGGCGTTCATGCCCAAATCAACAACATTCGCGGGAATACTTTTTTTACCATTCAAACCGACGTGAAAAAAGAGCAACAGGAGCAAGCCGTTTCGGAAATTTACAAAGAAATAGAACGACTTAAACAAGAAAAAGTACCAATCACCGAATTAGATTTGTTTAGAAACTATCTAATAGGCTCATTTTTAGGCGTTTTGGCTACTCCTTTTCAAATTATGCAGCAAATTAAAGTTTTATATGATGAAAATTTGCCCTTAGACTATTACGATAATTTTATTCAAAAAATCAAATCCACAACCCCCGACGAACTACAAAAAGTGGCGCAGGAGCATCTTGTCGCCCTGCAGGAGGTCTTGGTAGGATAA